In Luteibaculum oceani, the genomic window TTCTTCAGAGATACTTAACCAAGCTGGAACATTAGAAATGGTAAAGGTTTCCTCTAAACCTCCAATGTTTAGGATATCCACAGAGAAGCTAAGTGGATCGTACACCATTTTCTCGAACTCCTTGTTCTGTTCATCCCAAAGCACAGTGTTACGTTTGATGTACGCTGTCCAAGTCTCTGGAGAAGCCATAGTGTTCCCGTAAAGGTCTTCTACGGCTTCAACAGTAAATTCTACAATGGTTTTCTCAATTAAGTTAGCCTCTGTGGTTAACTCAATGATTACACGGTCGGCAGCGGTAACAATAGCTTTACCAATTTTTTGAACGGGTCTAGCATTTTTAATGTTTGGAACGTTACTAGTCTCGAAAGTACCAGTGCTATGATCCGCTAAAACTGCTGGGTTGTGTGGGATATATGACTTAGTGGTAGGGTCATAAACCTTATCCATGTTTTCCAGGGTAGAAACCAAAGCCAAAGTGATGTCGAATTTCTCGAACGGATAGTAGCCTACCAGTCCTAGTTCATCCCCTTGTAATTTGGAGAACATATCCATTTCCAATAGCTTTTTGGTACGTGCAAGGTTCCAAAAGCGGATCTCATCCATAGAACCAGTGAAATTCTTGGTATATGGTGTTCCGGTGGTTTGTTTTCTACTCGCCCCGAAAGTCATTTCACCACCTTTTAGTCCACCGAAAGAGGAGCTGTGTTTAAATCCAGATAGTTCTCCGTTTACATAGATGGATGCATTTCCTTTTCTTCTTAAAACCAGGGCGAAGTGATGCCATGTATCATCTAGTAGATCTAACTCGGTATTGGTAATATTTACCCCTTTGTTTTTGGCGTAAAGGTTTCCGCTTGCGTTAAATCCAATTTCCCAAATATCCTCTTCGGCATCCGCGCTTTCCGAGCCATCAGTTTTCCCATTGGAGAAAAGCACCTTGTCTTTTTGGTTCGCATCGGCTTTAAACCAGAATTCAAGGGTGAAATCCATTTCATCAGTGATTAGGATATCACTTTTGGAGTTGTCGATGTCCATCTGACCGGAAGCAGTAAAGTTTCTGGCAAATCCTGATGGAAGAACTTTCCAAAGTGGGCCATTGAGCACGGCATGATGCGCTCTGGATAGGTCCGCAGCAACGGGTCCACGAAGCTCGTTCATAGGCCAGAAACCAATTAATCCAATCTCATCACCTTTTAGGATGTCATCTTTTTTGGCAATGGCTTCGGCCTGAGTTAGTGCTTTCTCCCACAATCGAAGGTCGTGCATGAAACCGCCGAAGTTGTTTGCATTGTTTTCGTCCGCAGCGATGTACATTTTGCCCGTAACATTAAATGGGCTAGTAACATCTTTGTTGTCGATTAAAATTGGCTGTGTAGACCCATCAAAAACCTTGTAGGCATTCAACTTTTTGGTGTCATGATTATAACTAACAGTAAAGTGTATCCACTTGTCCGTATTACCGAAAATGTTTTCAGCGCTAGTTTCCCCGGTGAAAGATTGACCAGCTAGGTTTAGGTAAAACTCGTTATTAGCATTAAACCCAATTTCAAGTTGTTCCTGCTTAAGAATTACCTGCTGGGATCCGAGTGTACTACGCTTAACCCAAAATTCGAAGCTAAACGAAAGATCAGTTAGGGTAGAGGCTGCAGTGACACTGGCGTAATCATCATTACCATCGAAGAAAAGAACACTATTGTGGTCTATCTTGGCATCGTTTAAAACGCCTTTAACCGTAACGTTCGTTTCTTCGAAGTTATCTGGAGCAAAGATGGGTTCGTTAAACACGATCAGCACGTCTTCGCCAGGAGATAGAATTCCATCACCAGGGGAGGGGGTACCAAAAACCTGAGGTCTTTTGGTGTCTTTAATTCCAGTTAAAATGGCCGATTCGTTTGTGGTACCATTGGCACAAGTAGAATAAGCCCTGATGTCGTAAGACCTATCCGGGAGATCCGACATATCTAGGGTGTAATTAAGGGTAGTTTTGCCGTTAATCCATTCTTTGCCATTACAAGTAGGAGCACAATCTGCAACTGTAAATACTTGCTTACTGGTCCATAAAGAAGAAGTAGTGGGTTTGGTTTGGAAATGGATTTCCTCAAATCCTGTAAAGACCAGATCGTAGTTTTCAATGGTGAAATTAAGCTCTCTATCCTCATTGGAACTATTCATTACCCATTGGTTAGGAACACCCTTGAGGTCGACCTTGGTACAAACCGGTTTAAACTTGGCGGTTAATTTGACGGTGTCCGCAATATCGGGCCAGTTGTCTCCTGGATCGAATTGACAAACCGAATGTAAAATGATACCGATATCATTAAATTCGTTAATGTGCGGTTGGTTTTTTTCTATAGAAATAACCTTATTAATTGTTGTGCCAGCTGGAATAAAGATGGTTCTACCATTACTGATATTTTGTCCATCTAACTTAACAATGGCTCCAGTTTGATTCGATTTCTGGTCAACAGAAATCATGAGCCATGTATCATCACCAGCCTCGCTAATATTGGCCAATTCTACATTGAAAAATGCAGGTTTATCCTCAGGAATATCATTTACTATGGTTGCTGACCTAGGAGTAATTAAAGGCTTTTCTCGTTGTTGAGTGGCTTCACTTAAAATAGCTCCTTTCTGGAAATATTTCGTTTTTTCTTCCCCTTCATGAGGACAGGAACTTTGTCCACCTCGAGTAAAGAAAACCGGGCCGGTGGCAGATTTAGGTTTTTTTACATCAATACTAAAGTAATCTCCTTCATCGGTGTCTGAAAGTTCATAGCCAAAGGTAATGGTGGATGTTTCCTCTTCCCCAGAAGCTTTAGATTCGGAGCGCGAATATTCCATGTTCAACTGCATGGTTAGACCTATACCACTTATTTGAGCACCTTTTTGACCACCCAATGAAGGTGTTATTGCGAAATCAAAGGATTTAGATTTTGATGACGATGAATCCGTTGTAAATTCACTAGAATATACTACCCCGGCATCATATGACAAGTTTTGTTCAAGAGTGGCCTCCAATTTGTCACGTTCATTCTGTCCCAAAATATTTTTCCAGTTTTGAATCTGGGAATTGTACAACCTTACAGTATCAATAAAACCAGAGATTGACTTGTAGCCCATTGCCTGTCGGGTGGTGCTATTCAATGTGATATTATATTTATCCCCCGTGATGGTTATGACGGTATCACCATTGGCGAAATTGTCCACCTTTTTTTCCTTATCAATGTCATTACTTACTGAGCCATCCGCACCATTGATGGGCGTTATAAGTCCTGCTGTAACAGCCTTACTGAAATAAGCATTCCTTAGCATCTCCCAGTTAGGAATTAGGTAGTTTTCGATGTGATTTTGAGAATATTGAAATGCAGTTGAAAACTCTGGAGTTAACCTGAAGTCATCTAGTTTTTCCAAGATATAATAATCTCCACCCTTTTGAATACAAATTGAATTTGGAGGGCAAGTCCCGGATTTTTTGGTAAACCTTAAGGCCTCTGCTTTTCCATATACAATGTTCGTTGAGTTTCCAATGAAAACATCACCTTTAGCCCCAACAAAATCTGGTTCAGCACTAGTTTGCCATCTCTTAGTGTTGGTAATGGTTGTGGTGGATGAATTTTCTTCATTCCATTGCTTCTCAGATTTTAAGCCAACAGCAATATCATTTGTGATATCATTGGTTAGTATTACTCCAGCACCAACACCCGCAAAGGTAGTTTGCTTCATCCCAAGATGAGCGGTTACTTTAGCTTCTGAATTTGCTCCATTACCCACCGAATAACTTGTGGTTTTTGATTTGGAGTTACCTATTTCATACCATGCATAACTATTGGATCCATATGGGTCTCTAATTATCATCTCCACTTCATCAGGCCCCGTGGTTACGAAATTTTTACCGGTAGGATTAGCTCCGATTATATAACCCCTAAATTGCATTGCGGAATTACCTCCAGCAGGTGGTGAGTATTTCCATGAAGTTTTTATGGCACCATTTTTACCAGTATTAGCGGTAATGGTCAAAAGTTGGGTGAAGTCACCCACCGTTTTTGGCTTACCAGCCTTAAATTGATAATTGGCAACACCTTGGGCATCAATCGAATAAATTTGTCTATCTGTTTTAATTGCAATGCCATTTTGAACGTCTACCGTTCCGTCGGTTACGGGGACATGATCTGAATCAACGCCGTTCCTATACTCTTCGAAAACCGAAATTTTTAAATCATAAGTCTTACGTTGCGTGAATATTGGCCATTGGGTAAGTGGCCATTTAGTTGTGGTGTTGACGACGTCGATCGAGGTAGATTCGTCGATGGATACCTTCTCATCCCAAAAAGCAATTCCACCTTCTTTATTGGTAACGGCTATTGTTGGAAGTGTTCGATAAATAAAGTCGTGTGCGTATTGGTAGTGACTACTATCGTATGAATAATACCATAAAGTATCCCCGTTAGTGGTAAAATTTAAGGAATCTAGTGTAGAGTCAATTTCTGTCCTTTGCAAGGTGCTAGATAGGTCCCAGGTTACATGGTGTTCACTACCAAAATTATATCCTGAACCACTACCAGTATCGGTGGCTATTGATTTTACAACATATTTCTCTGGAAGAAGTAATGCAATAAATTCGCCGTTTTCAGAATCGGTGTTTATGGTTACCTCTTTTAAACTATTCTTTTTAATGGTTTTTGGACTGACTATTTTTGAAGTTCGAACACCATTGATAAAAACAAACTGGGTATCCTTTCTTGTAGAATCTACAGGAAGTTGTAGCCTAGCTAATTGAAAGTCTCTCTCAGTACCAAGTAGGATTGTTGCGGTACCAATATTATTATTACATGTTCCTTGTCCCTTTGGTTTAGCGGCCTCCCTTGGCCCACCCACAACTTTTCCAACCACTCTTACAAGCGTTTTGTCAGAAATTCTTTTTTGAAAAGTATAAGGTTCCTGAAAGTTCCATTTTCCAGTCGCAGGAAATCTACCATTCTCGAATTCGTGTCCCTGTTTAACAAACTCCAAATGATGCTCTCCAATGGGAACGCTAATAGTGAATTTACCAGCGTTATCCGTTCCTATAGGAATTCCGCTACTGTTTACAGCTAACTGACCATCAATCTTAATGTTAACATCCTTTACCGGAAACTCAGTGCCTTTGTAATATACATATCCGTCTACAGGGAAAGATGCGATATCCACAAAATCAACATTGTTGTGGGTCGTAGATCCTGGTCCAATTAGTAGTAATTTCTCTTTAGGGTCGAATTTGTGTATCCCTAAAAATGGAGTGAATCTGTATGTAGATCCATCCGAATTATACGGAATTCCCGAAACAATGTAATTACCGTTTTTATCAGTAATACCCTTAACCGCTAACTGTGTGTTGGTAGGTACGGTATTAGACCAAGTTGCTGCTGCGTGAACATAACCATGGTTTTCGTTAAAGGTGTATCCCTTTCTCGATAGGTCGTACATTCTTGTTCCCGTACCTTCGTTAAGTCTAAAGTAAGCGGTAAGGCTATCCTCAGTGCCCGAAATGTACATTCCCGAATTGTCTGCCAAGTCTTCTAGGGAGAAGGCCTTTTGCCAGATTCTGATTTCGTCAACAGTTCCAATGAAGCTTTCAGCTGAGGAAGTGCTGCCTATCAGAAAATCGTTTGTTCTGAAAGGGATAGCACCGTTATTAGTTACATCAACAGAGTCTACCCAAGTTTTTTCCTTGGAGTGGTCCTGAGTTACTCTTAAATAAATTCTGTTGTTATTCTTGGTGGCAGAAACCTGAAAGAATTTTGTTGCATCCAGTCCATTAAGGGTCACGGATACCGAGTTATATGGATTGGTATCGTAATTTGCTTTAAAGGTTACCTTTTTAATGCCAGCGTCATATTCCAACCTGACCTGACCAAATTTCTGCATTAAAACTCTTGTACCTGAACCATAGTTGGGTTTAAACCATCCCTGGAAAGTAAAACCATTATCGAATTTCCATTTATCGTTGTCGTTGGTGTGGGATACTCTTAGGTAAGAATTAATAGTTCCGTTTAGGTCTATACTCTTTCCGCTAAAATTGTCGGTAGTAGAAGCAATGATATCAACTCCTTTTACTGCTTCTCCTCCTTCGAAAGTTACACGACCAGAAATTTGACCCGTAGGGACTCTAAAACCTATACCAGAAATTTGGTTCATTAG contains:
- a CDS encoding LamG domain-containing protein — encoded protein: MKRILQILGLVLCTHLAWAQQYYPHQMGYAGGTYYNLDTSTTNTYTTFFNGGAYMGSPWVKSLDNDYFKADFRHNLVYVDNAFKEDLFASKGYFGDYVELRWTMIRYENQVTGFRVFRKIAGSTEQPKRIATLSKDVRMWRDEYAETGVLYEYTLYADGIFPVFTHLMNQISGIGFRVPTGQISGRVTFEGGEAVKGVDIIASTTDNFSGKSIDLNGTINSYLRVSHTNDNDKWKFDNGFTFQGWFKPNYGSGTRVLMQKFGQVRLEYDAGIKKVTFKANYDTNPYNSVSVTLNGLDATKFFQVSATKNNNRIYLRVTQDHSKEKTWVDSVDVTNNGAIPFRTNDFLIGSTSSAESFIGTVDEIRIWQKAFSLEDLADNSGMYISGTEDSLTAYFRLNEGTGTRMYDLSRKGYTFNENHGYVHAAATWSNTVPTNTQLAVKGITDKNGNYIVSGIPYNSDGSTYRFTPFLGIHKFDPKEKLLLIGPGSTTHNNVDFVDIASFPVDGYVYYKGTEFPVKDVNIKIDGQLAVNSSGIPIGTDNAGKFTISVPIGEHHLEFVKQGHEFENGRFPATGKWNFQEPYTFQKRISDKTLVRVVGKVVGGPREAAKPKGQGTCNNNIGTATILLGTERDFQLARLQLPVDSTRKDTQFVFINGVRTSKIVSPKTIKKNSLKEVTINTDSENGEFIALLLPEKYVVKSIATDTGSGSGYNFGSEHHVTWDLSSTLQRTEIDSTLDSLNFTTNGDTLWYYSYDSSHYQYAHDFIYRTLPTIAVTNKEGGIAFWDEKVSIDESTSIDVVNTTTKWPLTQWPIFTQRKTYDLKISVFEEYRNGVDSDHVPVTDGTVDVQNGIAIKTDRQIYSIDAQGVANYQFKAGKPKTVGDFTQLLTITANTGKNGAIKTSWKYSPPAGGNSAMQFRGYIIGANPTGKNFVTTGPDEVEMIIRDPYGSNSYAWYEIGNSKSKTTSYSVGNGANSEAKVTAHLGMKQTTFAGVGAGVILTNDITNDIAVGLKSEKQWNEENSSTTTITNTKRWQTSAEPDFVGAKGDVFIGNSTNIVYGKAEALRFTKKSGTCPPNSICIQKGGDYYILEKLDDFRLTPEFSTAFQYSQNHIENYLIPNWEMLRNAYFSKAVTAGLITPINGADGSVSNDIDKEKKVDNFANGDTVITITGDKYNITLNSTTRQAMGYKSISGFIDTVRLYNSQIQNWKNILGQNERDKLEATLEQNLSYDAGVVYSSEFTTDSSSSKSKSFDFAITPSLGGQKGAQISGIGLTMQLNMEYSRSESKASGEEETSTITFGYELSDTDEGDYFSIDVKKPKSATGPVFFTRGGQSSCPHEGEEKTKYFQKGAILSEATQQREKPLITPRSATIVNDIPEDKPAFFNVELANISEAGDDTWLMISVDQKSNQTGAIVKLDGQNISNGRTIFIPAGTTINKVISIEKNQPHINEFNDIGIILHSVCQFDPGDNWPDIADTVKLTAKFKPVCTKVDLKGVPNQWVMNSSNEDRELNFTIENYDLVFTGFEEIHFQTKPTTSSLWTSKQVFTVADCAPTCNGKEWINGKTTLNYTLDMSDLPDRSYDIRAYSTCANGTTNESAILTGIKDTKRPQVFGTPSPGDGILSPGEDVLIVFNEPIFAPDNFEETNVTVKGVLNDAKIDHNSVLFFDGNDDYASVTAASTLTDLSFSFEFWVKRSTLGSQQVILKQEQLEIGFNANNEFYLNLAGQSFTGETSAENIFGNTDKWIHFTVSYNHDTKKLNAYKVFDGSTQPILIDNKDVTSPFNVTGKMYIAADENNANNFGGFMHDLRLWEKALTQAEAIAKKDDILKGDEIGLIGFWPMNELRGPVAADLSRAHHAVLNGPLWKVLPSGFARNFTASGQMDIDNSKSDILITDEMDFTLEFWFKADANQKDKVLFSNGKTDGSESADAEEDIWEIGFNASGNLYAKNKGVNITNTELDLLDDTWHHFALVLRRKGNASIYVNGELSGFKHSSSFGGLKGGEMTFGASRKQTTGTPYTKNFTGSMDEIRFWNLARTKKLLEMDMFSKLQGDELGLVGYYPFEKFDITLALVSTLENMDKVYDPTTKSYIPHNPAVLADHSTGTFETSNVPNIKNARPVQKIGKAIVTAADRVIIELTTEANLIEKTIVEFTVEAVEDLYGNTMASPETWTAYIKRNTVLWDEQNKEFEKMVYDPLSFSVDILNIGGLEETFTISNVPAWLSISEETGVLGPDSRRTLNFTVSEALNIGTHEQNIYLTSDFGFNEVLRLKIKVIGNEPDWEFDPTAFEYSMNIIGQITVDGVISSDIDDKLIALVGDDVRGIANLRYVEEYDMYLAFIDVYANTAGGESVNFYIWDASEGKTHTVVNPSKPITFASNTLEGTPSAPIVFAAINQLYEPIVLNSGWNWVSFPLSTNDHLKSNTLLSDLNPADGDLIKSMTKYDQYGSTVGWTGSLSSSGGVNNRELYKIKITGADTIEYEGARINPENINIDLNPGWSWIGFPNLSNMSIADAFSNLEVKNGDFVKGQNGFAVYDINIGWIGTLDFLKPKKGYMFKSSETVTRTFTFPKHNLYSKSRKIGQDELAALYNEYGLNPYAFKENASIIATTDLSDLNPKRAYRLLAYADGELRGVTESDFGTFFLTLYENTEESLLNFVLEDERGNRFDLNETHLFEANSIIGSKDEPFHFTLGESSSLNSGETGVKVFPSHFSDALNINLLLDREEKVVVSVHTLNGVLVTQLVDETLGEGMHRIAWQLNSQEKAMAPGMFFIKVEIEGATAQTFKVIKTH